From a single Lentisphaera profundi genomic region:
- a CDS encoding acetylxylan esterase — translation MTSKIKSAFGVIALLLICGATLNAQETIGPWNKGDLFATPKYYPSDQSTAPGVKSILYEGLNYHGKTTRFYAYYGVPMGHTPAKGWPGVVLVHGGGGTASANWVKEWNEHGYAAISMDLEGRIPNLKGSKKRSSHSWSGPHRASNFEETPINQGQSVDQHWFYHAIGGVVRADSLLRSFPEVDKERIGIEGYSWGGVLTSVSVGVDSRFKFGITHTGCGFLHEGDSYLGQSFKRRSPEKLKQSLALYEASTYLPNVTFPMLRTSSPTDMHFPLACEQKSALATNGPTYLWIKVGWGHASRPKKEPFIFADSVVKGGHPLPTRGELVQKGQAWSVTFTSPFPLKLAELCYTTDDGLSKDRKWHTVPAQLQSGKASAELPAGTTVFFFNVTDSDGRMSSSLSREL, via the coding sequence ATGACAAGTAAAATAAAAAGTGCTTTTGGCGTCATTGCCCTGCTACTGATTTGTGGTGCGACTCTTAATGCTCAAGAGACCATCGGCCCCTGGAACAAGGGTGATTTGTTTGCCACACCCAAGTATTACCCCTCGGATCAATCCACTGCTCCTGGCGTGAAATCGATCCTCTACGAGGGCTTGAACTACCATGGTAAGACTACGCGATTCTATGCCTATTACGGAGTTCCAATGGGCCACACACCTGCAAAAGGTTGGCCTGGAGTTGTACTCGTTCACGGTGGCGGTGGAACAGCAAGTGCCAACTGGGTCAAAGAATGGAATGAACATGGCTATGCCGCGATCAGCATGGATTTGGAAGGGCGTATACCCAACTTAAAAGGCTCCAAGAAACGCTCCAGTCATAGCTGGTCAGGACCTCATAGGGCTAGCAACTTTGAAGAAACGCCTATAAATCAGGGGCAGTCAGTGGATCAGCACTGGTTTTATCACGCCATTGGTGGAGTTGTACGCGCCGATTCATTACTGCGCTCATTCCCCGAAGTGGATAAAGAGCGCATCGGAATTGAAGGCTATTCATGGGGCGGCGTATTGACGAGTGTTTCGGTTGGCGTTGATTCACGATTCAAGTTTGGAATTACACATACAGGTTGCGGCTTCCTACACGAAGGTGATAGCTATCTAGGCCAAAGTTTCAAAAGAAGAAGCCCTGAGAAACTGAAGCAGAGCCTGGCGCTTTACGAAGCATCGACGTATTTGCCCAACGTGACCTTTCCCATGCTGCGGACCTCATCCCCTACCGACATGCATTTTCCACTGGCCTGTGAGCAGAAGTCAGCTCTAGCCACAAACGGACCCACTTATCTTTGGATCAAGGTCGGATGGGGCCATGCGAGTAGGCCTAAGAAGGAGCCCTTCATCTTTGCAGACAGTGTCGTCAAAGGCGGGCATCCCTTGCCTACACGAGGCGAGCTTGTGCAGAAGGGGCAGGCATGGTCGGTCACGTTCACATCGCCATTTCCATTGAAGCTTGCTGAGCTGTGCTACACCACCGATGACGGCCTCAGTAAGGATCGCAAATGGCACACGGTTCCCGCACAGCTACAATCCGGCAAAGCGAGTGCTGAACTTCCGGCAGGTACCACCGTCTTCTTTTTCAACGTGACGGATTCAGACGGTCGTATGTCTAGTTCTTTAAGTCGTGAGCTGTAA